The DNA sequence CGCTGACGGCCAACCTGAAGTTCTGACGCCCAACGCGCCAGACGGTGGTGGCGCCCTGCCGCCACCGCCCGCCCACCTGCAAGCAAATCATTTACGCATTTTTGCGAAACCCAATATGAAGACGTATTTTTTATACAACAAATCAGCCTCTGCTCTTGACGCGCGCAAAAGCCCGCCGCCAAGCGACTTTGCTGTGATGACCGGTTTAGGGGACGAATGGTCAGATAAAATTTTCAAGAATAAGAATCACTTTTATTTAGGCGTTCCTTATAATTGTAAAAATCCCGTATCAATTCGACATTCCGTGACTGGTACTGGATACACAACAACATATACTCGCCAGCCATTCCAGCGACGCAGACCAGGTCCATCTTGACCGCAAGGCCTGCCGTCAGACTCATAGCCAGCCAAGAGAAACCCTCGATAACTTCTCTCGGAACCTTGCCATGAGTTACATCAAGAGCCGCAAGCACGCCCATGGCGCGCTCGCTTCAACCCGTCTGTCGGCTGCCGTCGCCGGCGCCCTGTTGCTACCGGTGGTAGCGGCCCATACCCAGACCAGCGCCACCCTGCCCAAGGTCGAAGTGACCGCCACCCAGGAATCGGATTACAAGGCCGACAAAGCCTCCTCGGCCAAGTACAGCCAGCCGCTGGTCGATACCCCACAGACCCTGACCGTGATCAAGAAACAGCTGATCGACCAACAAGGCGCCACCACCCTGACCGAAGCGCTGCGCAACAGCCCCGGCGTGGGCACCTTCTATCTCGGTGAAAACGGTTCGACCAGCACCGGTGACGCCATCTACATGCGCGGCTTCGACAGCTCCAGCGCGATCTTCGTGGACAACGTGCGTGACCTCGGTTCGGTCTCGCGCGACATGTTCAACATCCAGCAGGTGGAAGTCCTCAAAGGCCCGGCCGGCACCGACAATGGCCGCGGCTCGCCGACCGGCTCGATCAACCTGGTCACCAAGCAGGCCGAGATGAGCAACTTCTTCAATGCCTCGGCCACCTACGGTAGCTGGAACCAGAAGCGCGCCACGGCCGACTGGAACAAGACCCTGGACGAAGAACGCGGCATCGCCATGCGCCTGAACCTGATGAAGCAGGACAGCGGCGTGCCCGGCCGTCATGAAGTCAAGAACGACCGCTGGGGCATCGCGCCCTCGCTGGCCTTCGGCCTGAACAGCCCGACCCGCGTGTTCCTGAACTACCTGCACGCGGACCAGGACAACGTCCCGGACGGTGGCGTACCGACCATCGGCCTGCCCGGCTATTCCTCGCCCGATCCCGCACGCCCTTACATTTCCGGCGCGCCGCGCGTGGCCTCCAGCAATTTCTACGGCAATGTAAACGATTACGACAAGGTCACCGCCGACATGTTCACCGCGCGCGTGGAGCATGACTTTTCGCAGGACGTCAAGCTGCAGAACACCACCCGCTACGCCAAGACCAGCCAGGATTACTTCCTGACGTCCTTCATGGCATCGGCGGCCAGCAGCAGCCGTCCCACCGGCCTGGTCACGCCCTCGGCCAGCAATCTGTCGAGCTGGATGCTGGCGCGCAACCTGCCCACCCGCAAGGACCAGTCCAACGAAATCCTCACCAACCAGACCAACGTCACTGCCAACCTGAAGACCGGCGGCCTGCAGCACACCCTGGTGGGCGGTGTCGAGTTCACCCAGGAAAAGCAGCACGCCACCTCCTTCACCGCCACCGGCACGCTGCCGGCGGCCAACCTGTACAACCCGAATCCCAACTTCGGCAACGGCAGCTACAGCATCCGTGCGACCGGCTACAACGATGGCAAGACCGACACCGTCTCGGCCTACCTGTTCGATACCCTCAAGTTCAACGAACAGTGGTCCATCAACGGTGGCATCCGCGAAGATCACTATCGCACCACCTATAACGCCAACGCGGCCGGCGCCCTCACCAATCTGTCAACCTCGGGCAACCTGTTCAACTGGAAGCTGGCGGCCATCTTCAAACCGACCGACTACAGCAGCATCTATGCGCTGTATGCCACCTCGCAGCAACCTCCGGGCGGCGCCAACTTCACGCTGTCGGCCTCGGCCAACAGCGCGGCCAATACCAACTATGCCCCGCAGAAGACCAAGACTTCCGAACTGGGTACCAAGTGGGATCTGCTGAACAAGAAACTGGCCGTCACCGCCGCCGTGTTCCACACCGAAGTGACCAATGAAGTCGAGCAGGATCCGACCTCGCTGCAATACTTCCAGACCGGCAAGAAGACTGTGCAGGGCATCGAGCTGGGCGTGACCGGTGACGTGACCAGCAATCTGTCGCTCACCGCCGGCTATACCTGGATGGATACCAAGGTCGATAACGGCGCCATCACCACGGCTTCCGGTGAAAACAACCTGGCCTACACGCCCAAGCAGGCCTTCACCTCCTGGGCGACCTACCGGCTGCCGCAAGGCTTTACCGTGGGTGGTGGTGCGCGCTACGTCAGCTCGCTGCTGCGGGGCAAGGATGGCGCGGTGGGCACACCGACCTTTGCCGATGCCTACTGGGTCTTCGATGGCATGGTCGGCTATGTCGTCAACAAGAATGTGGACCTGCAGTTGAATGTCTACAATATTTTCAACAAGGACTACGTCGCCGCGATCAACAAGAGCGGCTATCGTTACACCCCGGGCACGCCACGCGCCGTGGCGCTGACCGCCAACTTCAAGTTCTGAACCAGCCGATCGCAATGAATTGATCTGCCTCAGTCCCGCCACCAAGGGCTTTGCTTAAAGTGGCGGATGCCCACTGAGTCCAGTCATGGATCAGCCAGACTTGACGGCCCCTCCTTCACCGGAGGGGCCTTTTCATTAGCGACAGGAGAATTCCATCATGATGCTGCATATCCCCGAAGTCCTCAGCGCCGAGCAGGTGCGTCACATCCGTGCCGAACTGGATCGCGCCGATTGGGTGGACGGCCGCGCCACCGTGGGCGACCAGGGGGCGCGCGTAAAGCGCAACCGGCAATTGCCGGAACACTCGCCACTGGGCTTCGCGCTGGGCGAGATCATCCTGGAGGCCTTGCGCAAGAATCCCCTGTTCTTTGCCGCCGCCCTGCCCAAGAAGACCATGCCGCCGCTCTTCAACAGCTATGAAGGGGGCGAGCACTATGGCCTGCATGTAGATGGCTCGGTGCGCAACCTGCCCAATGCCGCCGGCAGCATCCGTACCGATGTCTCCTCCACCCTGTTCCTGTGCGACCCGGACGACTACGAGGGGGGCGAACTGGTGGTGGTCGATACCTATGGCACACATGAAGTGAAGCTACCGGCCGGCGACCTGATCGTCTATCCCTCCACCAGCCTGCACCGGGTCGAACCGGTCACCCGCGGCGCCCGCGTGTGCGCCTTCTTCTGGAGCCAGAGCATGATCCGCGACGACTGGAAGCGCAGCATGTTGTTCGAGCTGGATCGCAACATCTACAGTCTGCGCCAGAAGATCGGCGACACCGAGGAAGTGCTAGGCCTGACGGGGCATTATCACAACCTGCTGCGGCAGTGGGCGGAAGTATAAATCTTTTATATCATTTATTTTATTTGGCGCCCGCCTGGAACCATGCCGCCAATTCGGCGCGTTCTTCATCGGTCATCCGGGTCAGGTTGGCCAGCGGCATGTCCCTGGTCTGCACGGCGCGCTGGAAGATCTTGGCGGCGTGCTGGTGGATCAGTTCGGGCGTTTGCAGCATCATGCCGGCCGGGGCGGTGGCAAAGCCGGGCTGGGTCGGTTTATCGGAGTGGCAGGTGGCGCAGCGCTGGGTGATGATGGACTGGATCCTGGCAAAGTCCGGTGCAGCTGCTGGCACCGTGGCCACCGATGCGCCACCACCTGCGCCTTGCGCTACAGGCACAGTGGGCACCACCGGGCGCGGTGCAATGGCTATCGCCACCACCAACAGCAAGGCCACCCCGGCCAGCGGATAAGCCACCGCGATCCTGCCCTTGTGGCGCAGATTGAAGAAGTGACGGATCAACACCCCGGCCGCCATGATCGCGGCCAGCACCAGCCAGCTATAGGTATGGGTGTAGGTCATCGCATAGTGGTTGCTGATCATGATGAAGAGAATGGGCAGCGTGAAGTAATTGTTGTGTACGCTGCGCTGCTTGCCGCGCTGGCCATGGATGGGATCGGGCGCGCGACCGGCCTGCATCGCCGCCACCAGCTTGCGCTGCCCCGGAATGATGACCATGAGCACATTGCCCACCATGATGGTGCCGATCATCGCCCCCACATGGATGTAGGCAGCACGACCTGAGAGCAGGTGCGTGAGCAGGTAGGCCACGGCCACGATGAAGACGAACATCACCAGCCCCAGCAAGCCTTCACGCTTACCCAGCGGCGAGCGGCACAACAGGTCATAGACGATCCAGCCCAGCACCAGCGTAGCGATACCCACCCCCACGGCCTGCAAACCGGAGAGATCGGCCACCGACTTGTCCACCATCATCGCCGAGGCATTGAAGTAATAGACGATCAACAGCATGGCGATGCCGCTCATCCAGGTGGCATAGGCTTCCCACTTGAACCAGTGCAGTTCGGCGGGCAATTCGGCCGGCGCCACCAGATATTTTTGCGGATGGTAGAAACCGCCACCGTGCACTGCCCACAGCTCGCCGGAGACGCCCTTCTTTTCCAGGTCGCTGCCCGGCTTGGGCGGCCGGATGGAATTGTCCAGCCAGACGAAATAGAACGAGGCGCCGATCCAGGCGATACCGGTAATCAAGTGCAGCCAGCGGACCAGCAGATTGGCCCATTCGAGACCATATGCAACCAGGATTGCTTCCATGTCTTCCCCACGCAGAATGACTGTCCGCCACCGCGAGCTACTGCGAACAGGCGAGGCATTGCCTCAGGAAAGGGCCGCCATGAAAGTCTTCCCTCCCCAGGCATGTCACAGGGGAATCCGTGGCTGTGTGGAGTGAAGGCTTTCCGCGCGCCAGGAAGCCGGGGCAAAAGACATGGCCGCCCCGGCTCTCCTGGTCATCGCTGCCGCTACGACCCGATGGCTGTGGCCATCTGTTGTGCGGTCCTGCCTGCGGCGCTGCCCTCGTGAGGCTGGCAATGGCTGGCACGAACCGGTTGCACGAACGATAAACGCGGCACTGCTCCACAACATGGTTACCAACGTATATTTGACATACGAATAACAATATACAAAAATACCCTCTGGATGAGAGACGCTGCGGCCGCAGCCCTGGCCCACGCCGGCCTCGGCGACCGCAACGATCATGCGCCTGCCCCGATGCAGCCACCCCAGAGTGAACGAAAAACCGTCACCTGCCCCGCCACCCAAACCCCGGAGACATGTCCATGTCCAGGCTGCCTGACCATCTCGATATCCACCTCATCCGCATCCTCTACCTGTTGCTGTGCGAAAAGAATGTCTCGCGGGTGGCGTTGAAACTGAACCAGCCGCAACCCTCGATCTCGGCCTCGCTGCGCAAGCTGCGCGAACTGACCGGCGATCCGCTGCTGGTGCGCGGGGCGCGTGGCATGGTGCCGACCCAGCATGGCGAGAGCCTGTTGAAGCCCGCCAAGCGCATCCTCGATGAAACCGAGCGCCTGTTCGTGCCCAAGACCGCCTTCGTGCCGCAGGAGGAAGAGCGCACCTTCCACCTGGCCGCGCCGGACTACATGAACACCCCCTTCTTCACCGAAGTGATCGCCCGCGTGCGCCGCGAGTCGCCACGCAGCCGCATCGTCATCCATGCCCTGGGGCCCGATACCGACTACGTGCGCCGGCTCTCGGATGGCGACCTGGACCTGGTGATCGCCAACTGGGATGCGCCACCGGCCCACCTGCACCTCTCCAAGCTGTTCGACGACCCCATCGTCTGCCTGATGCGCGCCGACTGCGCCTACGCCAAGCGCACCGCGCGCGAGGCCATGCGCATGGAGGATTACCTGGACCTGCCCCATGCCGCCCCGTCGCAGATCCTGCCCGGCTACCACGGCAGCATCGACAGCTTCCTGGAAAAACAGAACCTGCGCCGCAACGTGGTGGTCGAGTCCGCCCACTTCCGCATGTTGCCCTACATGGTGGCGCAGACCGACCTGGTGCTGACAGCCGGCCAGCAGTTCGCCCGCTTCTACGAAAAACTGCTGCCTCTGAAAAGCTATACGGTGCCCATCAAATTCCCGCCGCTGCGCTTCTACCAGCTCTGGCATGAGCGCGTGCACCAGGCGACCGAACACAAATGGCTGCGCGCCCAGGTCAGCGCGGCGGCCAAGACGATGGCCCAGGCGCGGGCCTGAAGCCATACTCTCCAGATGAAAGCATTGATGTCATCCGCGCCAAGATGTTTTAAAGTCTCATCTGCACTCCAACGCGCCCAGATGCCCACCGGACGGGCCTGGCTGCACAGTTTGAGACAACAGCCGCACGCAACAATGGGCGCCGACAATCCTGAGGTACAGATTGCTACAGATTGCCGGCGCCGTTTTTGAGCGCATCACCAACGAACAAGCGAGGGCGCCGGCGCCATGCCGGCCGGCAACTACATGACCACCACACTGGACCAATTGAACCAGGCCGAGCGCTCGGCCTTCATCGCCGCCCTGCACGGCATCTACGAACACTCGCCCTGGATTCCCGAACGCGCCGCCGCGCAGCGCCCATTCCGCACTCTCACCGCGCTCAAGCTGGCCCTGCAGAACGTCGTCAGCGAAGCCAGCCACGCCGAGCAACTGGGCCTCATCCGCGCCCACCCCGAACTGGCAGGGCGCGCCGCCATTGCCGGCGAGCTGACCGCCGAATCCACCGGCGAACAAGCCCGAGCCGGCCTGAACCTGTGCAGCCCGGAAGAATTCGCCACCCTGCAAACCCTCAATGCGAACTACAACGCCAAGTTCGGCTTCCCCTTCATCTTGGCTGTCAAGGGCCCGACCGGTGCCGGCCTGACGCGCCAGCAGATCATCGCCACCTTCTCCCGCCGCCTGCGCAACCAGGTCGCCGATGAGCTGCGTGAAGCCCTGCGCCAGATCGGTCGCATTGCCGAACTGCGCCTCAACGAGCTGCTCGGCTATCACCCGGCCTTGGGCGCCACCGTCATGCAATGGGCCGAAGACATCGGCGCCCTGTCCGAAGACGAAGGCGCCCTCACCTGCACCTACCTCACCGACACCCACCGCCGCACCGCCGCGCAGATCGCCCAATGGATGCGCGAGGCCGGAATGCTCGTCCACATCGACGCCGTGGGCAACGTGGTTGGCCGCTACCTCTCCAGCGACCCGCAGGCCAAGACCTTGCTGACCGGTTCGCACTACGACACGGTGCGCAATGGCGGCAAGTACGATGGCCGCGAAGGCATCCTGCTGCCCATCGCCGTGATCAAGCACCTGCACGAGCGTGGCGAGAGCCTGCCCTTCCATGTCGAGGTGATCGGGTTTTCGGAAGAAGAAGGCGTGCGTTTCAAGAGCACCTTCCTGGGCAGCAATGCGATCACCGGCCACTTCGACTTGAATCTGCTGGACTTGCAGGACAAGGACGGTATCCTCCTGCGCGAGGTCATCACCCAGGCCGGCCACGATGTAGCCGCCATCCCGCAGATCGCCCGCGACCCCGCCGACATCCTTGGTTACGTCGAAGTCCACATCGAACAAGGCCCGGTCCTGCTCAACCGCGACCTGCCGGTGGGCATCGTCACCTCGATTGCCGGCAGCTCGCGCTATCTGGTGGACTTGAAAGGCGTAGCCAGTCATGCCGGCACCACCCCGATGGACATGCGCAAGGATGCTGCGGCGGCAGCGGCCGAAATCATCCTGTACGTCGAGCAGCGCTGCGCGCAGGACCAGCACGCCGCTCTGGTCGGCACGGTGGGCCAGTTGCAGGTTCCGCGTGGTTCCACCAACGTCATCCCTGGCGCCTGCCAGCTCTCGCTGGACATCCGCGCCGCCCGTGACGATGTGCGACAAGCTGCGGTGCAGGACATCCTGGAGAGGATCGCCGCCATCTGCGAACGCCGCAGCATCGACGTCAAACTCGAAGAAACCTTGAGCGCCCCGGCGGCTCCCTGCGCCCCCTGGCTGATGGCCCAACTAGCCGCCGCCACCGAACGCGCCGGCATCCCACCCTTCGAGCTGGCCTCCGGCGCCGGCCACGACGCCATGGCCATTGCCAGGCTGACCGACGTCTGTATGCTCTTCACCCGCTGCGGTAACGGCGGCATCAGCCACAACCCGCTGGAAACGATGACGGCCGATGATGCCGAGGTGTCGGGGCAGATCCTGCTGGATTTCCTGCGTAGCTTCAGGGCGAAGAACTAATTATTTATATGATTTACAGTACGGCGCGCCTTCGATACGCGGCGCGGCCGCTACTCAGGACGAACGGTAGAGGGAACAAGCGCGACGCGGAACGACTCGGAGTCGCAGGCAATCCAACCCAAAGCCGAAGGCGAGTAGGAGACCGGGGCGAGGCCAAAGGCGAGCCGGTCATGCTTTCCCCCTTGGGGGCCAGCCGCCGCAGCGAAGCGAAAAGTGGATCAGAAAAATAGTGGGAGCGTAGCGACTCTATTTTTCCCACTTTTCGCTTCGCTGCGGCGGGTACCCTCCGTAGGAGGGCTGGCTCTTAGGGGGCCGCTTTCTTTGCTTACTTTCTTTGGCGGGCCAAAGAAAGTGAGCGGCTGCCGGGCCGCCCCCGGCGCTCACCTCCGACCGGAGAAAGAAAAACATTAAGCTAGAGCGCAAACCAGCATGCCGTGCAGACTACCTATAGCAATTGAATTCAACCAGAAATAACGCTACAACACCCAGCATTAAGCGGACCTTAACCCTCCCAACAACCCCACCCGACGCAGCCGTCAATAGGGCAAGAAAGGGACTCCCCCTGTCACCTGCGCCGACCCGCAAGCCAACATCAACCACACAAGGAACCCAAGAAGGAGTCCAGCACCATGCAACACCCCGCCCACGGCAAGACCCTGCTGATCAAGAACGCCCGCGTCCTGGTCACCATGAACGAGACCCGCGAAGAAATCGCCAACGGCGCCCTCTTCATCCGCGACAACGTCATCGAACAAGTCGGCCAGACCCAAGAGCTGCCCCAAGAAGCCGACGAGGTCATCGACGCCACCCACCACGTGGTGATCCCCGGCCTCATCAACACCCACCACCACATGTACCAGAGCCTCACGCGCGCCATCCCCAGCGCGCAGAATGGCGAACTGTTCCACTGGCTCACCAACCTCTACCCCATCTGGGCTGGCCTGACCCCCGAGATGATCCAGGTCTCCACGCTGACCGCCATGGCCGAGCTAATCCTCTCGGGCTGCACCACCAGCAGCGACCACCTCTACATCTACCCCAACCAGACCCGCCTGGACGACAGCCTGGAAGCCGCCGCGCGCATCGGCATGAGATTCCACGGCGCGCGCGGCGCCATGAGCGTCGGCCAGTCCAAGGGCGGCCTGCCACCCGACCGCGTGGTCGAAGACGAAGAAGCCATCCTCCGAGACAGCCGCCGCCTCATCGAGACCTACCACGACCCCAAGCGCCACGCCATGCAACGCATCGTGGTCGCGCCATGCTCGCCGTTCTCGGTCTCGCGCGACCTGATGCGCGAAGCCGCCGACCTGGCGCGTCACTATGGCGTCTCGCTGCACACCCACCTGGCCGAGAACCTCAACGACATCGCCTACAGCCGCGAAAAATTCAACATGACCCCGGCCGAATATGCCGAAGACTGCGGCTGGGTCGGCCACGATGTCTGGCACGCCCACTGCGTGCAACTGGATAAGCACGGCATCGACCTGTTCGCCCGCACCGGCACGGGCGTGGCACACTGCCCCTGCTCCAACATGCGCCTGGCCTCCGGTATCGCTCCCATCCGCAAGATGCTCGATGCCGGCGTGGCGGTCGGGCTCGGTGTGGATGGCAGCGCCTCCAACGATAGCGCTCACATGCTGGGCGAAGTACGCCAGGCCATGCTGCTGCAACGGGTGGGATTCGGACCGGACGCCATGACCGCGCGCCAGGCATTGGAAATGGCCACCCTGGGCGGGGCCAGGGTCTTGAACCGCGACGACATCGGCGCGCTCAAGCCCGGCATGTCGGCCGATGTGGTGTTGTTCGATACGCGCCAGATCGCCTTTGCCGGGGCGCTGCACGATCTGGTGGCGGCCCTGGTGTTCTGCACCCCGGCCAATGTGGACTACAGCATCATCAATGGCCGGGTGATCGTGCGCGAGGGGCAATGCACTACCATCGAGCTGGGGGCGGTGCTGGAGCGACATAATCGGCTCTCGCACCAGTTGGCCGAAGCGGCGCGCTAAGCTTTTCCGACCGGAAAGGCTGGACGATCCTCTACAGCACGGGGTGTGCAATACGCTGTCACATGACGTAAGATGTCGCGTGCTTGCCGAACGCTATCGTGATAGGCTAATCGGCTCGAAAAAAATTCCATAGGGGGAAAACATGAGCTTTCGAATAACCATCATCGGTGGCGTGCGCGCGTCCATGCTGGTCGGCATCGTCCTGTCCTTGACCGCCTGCGCCACCCGCACGCCCTTGCTGCCCGACAACTATGCTGGCCCGAGCGCCGTACTGAAGGACTCTGCCGACATGCTCAACATGAGCAAGGCCGACATGTACTATGCCGCCAGTGTCAATACCATTGCGGTAGACAATGTCCGCTTCGCCACCCGAAGCGCCAGCGAGGGTCGCGGCGCCATGATGCTGTTGCAGAAAGTGGAGCGCCGTATCCCAGCTACACCGCTCAAAGTCCAAGTAGTGGCAAGAACCGCATATGCCATGCCCATCATGGCAATGACCGGCACCGTCTACCAGGTCAAGGGCGATGTCGATTTTACGCCGGAGGCGGGCAAGAGCTACGTAGTGCGTGGCAAGCTGGGACCGACCTACAGCGCCGTATGGATCGAAGAAGAAGGAACCAGCACCATGGTTGGCAAGAAGATCGAAGTCAATGGTTCAGCGGAACTGGGCTTCTTCGATAAATAACGACGTCGCCTTGCCGCGTACCAAACCTCATGCTCATGAAAAAACTGCTCCTGCTATGCGCTAGTACATGCGCACTGATACTCGGTGGCTGCGCCCCCTATCCGA is a window from the Herbaspirillum rubrisubalbicans genome containing:
- a CDS encoding catecholate siderophore receptor Fiu codes for the protein MSYIKSRKHAHGALASTRLSAAVAGALLLPVVAAHTQTSATLPKVEVTATQESDYKADKASSAKYSQPLVDTPQTLTVIKKQLIDQQGATTLTEALRNSPGVGTFYLGENGSTSTGDAIYMRGFDSSSAIFVDNVRDLGSVSRDMFNIQQVEVLKGPAGTDNGRGSPTGSINLVTKQAEMSNFFNASATYGSWNQKRATADWNKTLDEERGIAMRLNLMKQDSGVPGRHEVKNDRWGIAPSLAFGLNSPTRVFLNYLHADQDNVPDGGVPTIGLPGYSSPDPARPYISGAPRVASSNFYGNVNDYDKVTADMFTARVEHDFSQDVKLQNTTRYAKTSQDYFLTSFMASAASSSRPTGLVTPSASNLSSWMLARNLPTRKDQSNEILTNQTNVTANLKTGGLQHTLVGGVEFTQEKQHATSFTATGTLPAANLYNPNPNFGNGSYSIRATGYNDGKTDTVSAYLFDTLKFNEQWSINGGIREDHYRTTYNANAAGALTNLSTSGNLFNWKLAAIFKPTDYSSIYALYATSQQPPGGANFTLSASANSAANTNYAPQKTKTSELGTKWDLLNKKLAVTAAVFHTEVTNEVEQDPTSLQYFQTGKKTVQGIELGVTGDVTSNLSLTAGYTWMDTKVDNGAITTASGENNLAYTPKQAFTSWATYRLPQGFTVGGGARYVSSLLRGKDGAVGTPTFADAYWVFDGMVGYVVNKNVDLQLNVYNIFNKDYVAAINKSGYRYTPGTPRAVALTANFKF
- a CDS encoding Fe2+-dependent dioxygenase; amino-acid sequence: MMLHIPEVLSAEQVRHIRAELDRADWVDGRATVGDQGARVKRNRQLPEHSPLGFALGEIILEALRKNPLFFAAALPKKTMPPLFNSYEGGEHYGLHVDGSVRNLPNAAGSIRTDVSSTLFLCDPDDYEGGELVVVDTYGTHEVKLPAGDLIVYPSTSLHRVEPVTRGARVCAFFWSQSMIRDDWKRSMLFELDRNIYSLRQKIGDTEEVLGLTGHYHNLLRQWAEV
- a CDS encoding urate hydroxylase PuuD, yielding MEAILVAYGLEWANLLVRWLHLITGIAWIGASFYFVWLDNSIRPPKPGSDLEKKGVSGELWAVHGGGFYHPQKYLVAPAELPAELHWFKWEAYATWMSGIAMLLIVYYFNASAMMVDKSVADLSGLQAVGVGIATLVLGWIVYDLLCRSPLGKREGLLGLVMFVFIVAVAYLLTHLLSGRAAYIHVGAMIGTIMVGNVLMVIIPGQRKLVAAMQAGRAPDPIHGQRGKQRSVHNNYFTLPILFIMISNHYAMTYTHTYSWLVLAAIMAAGVLIRHFFNLRHKGRIAVAYPLAGVALLLVVAIAIAPRPVVPTVPVAQGAGGGASVATVPAAAPDFARIQSIITQRCATCHSDKPTQPGFATAPAGMMLQTPELIHQHAAKIFQRAVQTRDMPLANLTRMTDEERAELAAWFQAGAK
- a CDS encoding LysR substrate-binding domain-containing protein → MSRLPDHLDIHLIRILYLLLCEKNVSRVALKLNQPQPSISASLRKLRELTGDPLLVRGARGMVPTQHGESLLKPAKRILDETERLFVPKTAFVPQEEERTFHLAAPDYMNTPFFTEVIARVRRESPRSRIVIHALGPDTDYVRRLSDGDLDLVIANWDAPPAHLHLSKLFDDPIVCLMRADCAYAKRTAREAMRMEDYLDLPHAAPSQILPGYHGSIDSFLEKQNLRRNVVVESAHFRMLPYMVAQTDLVLTAGQQFARFYEKLLPLKSYTVPIKFPPLRFYQLWHERVHQATEHKWLRAQVSAAAKTMAQARA
- a CDS encoding allantoate amidohydrolase, with the translated sequence MTTTLDQLNQAERSAFIAALHGIYEHSPWIPERAAAQRPFRTLTALKLALQNVVSEASHAEQLGLIRAHPELAGRAAIAGELTAESTGEQARAGLNLCSPEEFATLQTLNANYNAKFGFPFILAVKGPTGAGLTRQQIIATFSRRLRNQVADELREALRQIGRIAELRLNELLGYHPALGATVMQWAEDIGALSEDEGALTCTYLTDTHRRTAAQIAQWMREAGMLVHIDAVGNVVGRYLSSDPQAKTLLTGSHYDTVRNGGKYDGREGILLPIAVIKHLHERGESLPFHVEVIGFSEEEGVRFKSTFLGSNAITGHFDLNLLDLQDKDGILLREVITQAGHDVAAIPQIARDPADILGYVEVHIEQGPVLLNRDLPVGIVTSIAGSSRYLVDLKGVASHAGTTPMDMRKDAAAAAAEIILYVEQRCAQDQHAALVGTVGQLQVPRGSTNVIPGACQLSLDIRAARDDVRQAAVQDILERIAAICERRSIDVKLEETLSAPAAPCAPWLMAQLAAATERAGIPPFELASGAGHDAMAIARLTDVCMLFTRCGNGGISHNPLETMTADDAEVSGQILLDFLRSFRAKN
- a CDS encoding 8-oxoguanine deaminase, with protein sequence MQHPAHGKTLLIKNARVLVTMNETREEIANGALFIRDNVIEQVGQTQELPQEADEVIDATHHVVIPGLINTHHHMYQSLTRAIPSAQNGELFHWLTNLYPIWAGLTPEMIQVSTLTAMAELILSGCTTSSDHLYIYPNQTRLDDSLEAAARIGMRFHGARGAMSVGQSKGGLPPDRVVEDEEAILRDSRRLIETYHDPKRHAMQRIVVAPCSPFSVSRDLMREAADLARHYGVSLHTHLAENLNDIAYSREKFNMTPAEYAEDCGWVGHDVWHAHCVQLDKHGIDLFARTGTGVAHCPCSNMRLASGIAPIRKMLDAGVAVGLGVDGSASNDSAHMLGEVRQAMLLQRVGFGPDAMTARQALEMATLGGARVLNRDDIGALKPGMSADVVLFDTRQIAFAGALHDLVAALVFCTPANVDYSIINGRVIVREGQCTTIELGAVLERHNRLSHQLAEAAR